Proteins co-encoded in one Gossypium arboreum isolate Shixiya-1 chromosome 11, ASM2569848v2, whole genome shotgun sequence genomic window:
- the LOC108472115 gene encoding disease resistance protein SUMM2-like produces MVLVLCKELVEQAGTVFEVGNTIWGLIENHWKFPKGIDQNVNNLKRKRDQLNGQKEDIESRIKSELRPRKKVKKEFDLWIENVKRINREIPNFESKVRGNSFFSRGFLVKNVRKKKLKSCLKRVDFLMIWLSTIYRGLIGVYEMPGVGKISVVTLVNNELLKGEIKFKIVVWVTVARKSSVIELQNKIAKAMNVNTSEDDEDETLRARICLKF; encoded by the exons ATGGTATTGGTGTTGTGCAAGGAGTTAGTTGAACAAGCCGGGACTGTTTTTGAAGTTGGAAATACTATATGGGGTTTAATTGAAAACCATTGGAAATTCCCTAAAGGCATTGATCAGAATGTAAATAatctgaaaagaaaaagagatcaACTAAATGGTCAGAAAGAAGACATTGAATCACGAATCAAATCAGAGCTGCGTCCGAGAAAGAAAGTCAAGAAAGAATTTGATCTGTGGattgaaaatgtcaaaaggataAATCGGGAAATTCCTAATTTCGAATCCAAAGTTAGAGGTAACAGTTTTTTCTCTCGTGGATTTCTTGTTAAGAATGTTCGTAAGAAGAAGTTGAAGAGCTGCTTGAAAAGGGTAGATTTTCTGATGATTTGGTTGTCAACGATCTATCGTGGATTG ATTGGAGTTTATGAAATGCCAGGAGTTGGGAAAATAAGTGTTGTCACGCTGGTCAACAATGAACTCTTAAAAGGTGAAATCAAATTCAAGATCGTAGTATGGGTCACTGTAGCGAGGAAATCTAGTGTTATTGAACTGCAGAATAAGATTGCAAAGGCAATGAATGTCAATACTTCTGAAGATGATGAAGACGAGACTTTAAGAGCACGGATTTGTCTGAAATTTTGA